The DNA sequence AGGACCTAATGCTGGATAATATTCATTGATTTTACCTACGCTTGGAGTAAAATTTTTCCACACATTTTCAGCCGTAATTCTAGCCTCTATAGCAAATCCTCTAGGTTTAATATCACTTTGCTCTATATCTAAAATTTCTCCAGCAGCTATACGAATTTGACGTACGATAAGATCAACCCCTGTAATTTCTTCTGTAACAGGATGCTCAACTTGAATTCTTGTATTCATTTCCATAAAATAAAAACGGTTATAATCATCAAGTAAAAATTCTATCGTCCCTGCATTGGTATAGCCTACTGCTTTAGCTGCTGCAATAGCAGTTACCCCCATAGTTTTTCTAAGATTGTCAGAAATACTAGGACAAGGTGCAATTTCAATAATTTTTTGATGTCTTCTTTGTATAGAACAATCTCTTTCACAAAGATGTATTATATTGCCATAATTATCACCTAAAATTTGAAATTCTATATGACGAGGATTTATAACAAATTTTTCCATAAATACTTCATCATTTTTAAAATAAGCTAATGCTTCCCTTTTACAAGAATCAAAAGCATTTTCAAGCTCTTCTTGTTTATAAACAACGCGAATTCCTCGCCCTCCTCCGCCACCTGAAGCTTTTAAAATTACAGGGTAGCTAATTTTTTCTGCAATAATTTTAATTTCATCTATACTGTAAGAATTTAATTTCTCAGTACCTGGGACAATAGGAATTCCATTTTGCGCCATCAATTTACGCGCAATATTTTTATTACCCATTTTATGAATTACTTCAGATTTTGGGCCTATAAAAATAATATTTGATTCTTCGCAAGCTCTAGCAAATTCGTAATTTTCACTTAAAAATCCATAGCCAGGATGAATAGCATCAGCGCCACAAGCTTTAGCAACCTCTATAATTCTTTCAATGTCTAAATAACCCTTTATAGCATCTTTACCAATTTGATAAGCTTCATCAGCAATTTTTACATGCAAACACTCACAATCAGGCTCGGTATAAATTGCAACACTTTTAATATGCAAATCCCTACAAGCTCGAATAATTCTAACGGCTATTTCAGCACGATTTGCTATAAGAATTTTATGAATTTGCACCATAGTTTGCCTTTAAAAATAATAATACTAAAAGCAATTCTATCAAAATATCCTTATAAAAACTTAGCAAAAAAATTAA is a window from the Campylobacter sp. RM10537 genome containing:
- a CDS encoding acetyl-CoA carboxylase subunit A, yielding MVQIHKILIANRAEIAVRIIRACRDLHIKSVAIYTEPDCECLHVKIADEAYQIGKDAIKGYLDIERIIEVAKACGADAIHPGYGFLSENYEFARACEESNIIFIGPKSEVIHKMGNKNIARKLMAQNGIPIVPGTEKLNSYSIDEIKIIAEKISYPVILKASGGGGGRGIRVVYKQEELENAFDSCKREALAYFKNDEVFMEKFVINPRHIEFQILGDNYGNIIHLCERDCSIQRRHQKIIEIAPCPSISDNLRKTMGVTAIAAAKAVGYTNAGTIEFLLDDYNRFYFMEMNTRIQVEHPVTEEITGVDLIVRQIRIAAGEILDIEQSDIKPRGFAIEARITAENVWKNFTPSVGKINEYYPALGPSVRVDSHIYKDYTIPPYYDSMLAKLIVRATSYDLAVNKLERALKEFTLDIRTTIPFLIAITKIKEFRRGYFDTSFIETHLQELLEKTQDYHHENKEEIVAVIAATLEKIKRGK